A window of the Desulfofundulus luciae genome harbors these coding sequences:
- a CDS encoding DUF6955 family protein — protein sequence MSITINIWINEERYEKLQNAGLAKMAEEALAGLKVIKVPCTEEQKDKVLKVFPTAKYDSATTKSIELLPREVKDKIFDLVVEKQNIDVMDDFLKNY from the coding sequence ATGTCCATTACCATTAATATCTGGATCAACGAGGAGAGATATGAGAAGCTGCAAAATGCTGGTCTGGCCAAGATGGCGGAAGAGGCACTGGCCGGTCTGAAGGTAATTAAGGTCCCCTGCACCGAGGAGCAAAAGGACAAAGTGTTAAAAGTCTTCCCCACGGCTAAGTACGACTCTGCCACCACCAAGAGTATCGAGTTGCTACCCAGAGAAGTAAAAGACAAGATCTTTGACCTGGTGGTTGAAAAGCAAAACATAGACGTAATGGATGATTTCCTTAAAAACTACTAA
- the tnpA gene encoding IS200/IS605 family transposase has protein sequence MKGKISHCVYNINYHIVFCPKYQYRHKVFNGKVEDTLKWTVQEICDPYGYTLLRMEAMPDHLHIFLSAPPTAAPTDIVKKIKSITANRIFAAFPGIKKKYFWGSGLWSRGYYIGTAGNVGAETIRKYIEPGNPAIRR, from the coding sequence ATGAAAGGAAAAATAAGCCATTGCGTTTACAACATCAATTACCATATCGTGTTTTGCCCAAAATACCAATACCGGCATAAAGTATTCAATGGCAAAGTGGAAGACACTCTAAAGTGGACGGTCCAGGAAATCTGTGACCCATACGGCTACACTCTTCTCCGGATGGAAGCCATGCCGGATCACCTGCACATTTTCCTGTCGGCTCCACCTACAGCAGCTCCTACAGATATTGTCAAGAAGATCAAAAGCATTACTGCCAACAGGATATTTGCAGCTTTCCCCGGTATCAAAAAGAAATACTTTTGGGGCAGCGGGTTGTGGAGCAGGGGCTACTATATCGGTACCGCCGGAAATGTTGGCGCCGAGACTATTCGCAAGTACATCGAGCCCGGAAATCCCGCCATAAGGAGGTGA
- a CDS encoding Lon protease family protein, which translates to MAATETTETRNRLRVPVDRLRRRCHPEELTWETTSQVTPLKDFIGQERAVRAMEFGLAMNAPGYNIYVAGPPGTGKSTYTQEVLTRRASGGAVPNDWCILYNFANPDQPLAVSLPPGRGQVFKKDMEELISDLRTAIPKAFEGSDYEQNKQSVLQEVESQLQEALEQLRQEASRTGFAMKQGPAGFMFLPLKEGRLMSQEEFEALTPEERRDMENRARALQQKLEEIVTSGRSLEKKAKQRIQALEREIAGSAIGPLVERLQEKYRDFPRVVRYLGEVAEDISRNLDHFKSPESPTVPTPFGFPVETQDLFKRYQVNLFVNNGETRGAPVVVEPNPHYYNLFGKVEYRSFMGSLSTDFTMIKAGAIHRANGGYLVLQARDVLADPIVWDTLKKALKNRQAVVENIGEQFRLVPTATLKPEPIPLNVKVVLIGSHYLYHLLHAFDEDFQKFFKVKVDFDTEMPRTPENLRHYAAFVSSVCNRENLKHFDRTGLAELIEYGSRLAANQHKLSTRFNEVIEIVYEAAAWAEMKGATYVGAPHVRRAIEERVYRSNRLEEKIQEMMLQGKILVDTEGAVVGQVNGLSVLDVGDYSFGRPSRITAKTFMGQEGVVNIERETHMSGSLHTKGILTLAGFLGDRFAQDKPLRLSARITFEQLYEGVDGDSASSAELYALLSALSGLPISQGLAVTGSVNQHGEIQPIGGVNEKIEGFFAVCKARGLTGEQGVIIPAHNIDNLMLKHEVVEAVQQGRFHIYAVRTVEEGIELLTGVPAGTKQPDGSYPANTVFHLVDEKLRQYAEGLTSFGHQEDKKEGGNICPKSCGK; encoded by the coding sequence ATGGCCGCTACAGAAACAACAGAAACAAGAAACCGCCTGCGGGTACCAGTAGACAGGCTGCGACGCCGCTGCCACCCGGAAGAATTAACCTGGGAAACCACCTCCCAGGTAACCCCGCTCAAGGATTTTATCGGCCAGGAACGGGCCGTGCGAGCCATGGAGTTTGGCCTGGCCATGAACGCCCCCGGTTACAATATTTATGTAGCCGGCCCGCCGGGTACGGGTAAAAGCACCTATACCCAGGAGGTACTTACCCGTCGTGCCTCTGGGGGAGCGGTGCCCAACGACTGGTGCATTTTGTATAATTTCGCCAACCCCGATCAGCCCCTGGCCGTCTCCCTGCCTCCAGGACGGGGTCAGGTCTTCAAGAAAGACATGGAAGAGCTGATCAGCGACCTGCGCACAGCCATTCCCAAAGCCTTTGAAGGATCGGATTACGAGCAGAATAAACAAAGTGTGCTTCAGGAGGTAGAAAGCCAGCTACAGGAGGCCCTGGAACAGCTCCGCCAGGAAGCATCCAGAACTGGTTTTGCCATGAAGCAGGGCCCCGCTGGTTTCATGTTCCTGCCCTTGAAAGAGGGCCGGCTCATGTCCCAGGAAGAATTTGAAGCGCTGACCCCGGAAGAACGCCGGGATATGGAAAACCGTGCGCGTGCCCTCCAGCAAAAGCTGGAGGAGATCGTGACCAGCGGGCGATCCCTGGAAAAAAAGGCTAAACAACGCATCCAGGCGCTGGAGAGGGAAATAGCCGGCTCGGCCATCGGCCCCCTGGTGGAGAGGTTGCAGGAAAAGTACCGGGACTTCCCCCGGGTGGTGCGCTATTTGGGAGAAGTTGCCGAAGACATTTCTCGTAACCTGGATCATTTTAAATCCCCGGAAAGCCCCACGGTCCCCACTCCCTTTGGTTTTCCCGTTGAAACCCAGGATCTTTTTAAACGCTACCAGGTGAATCTGTTTGTGAACAACGGGGAAACCCGGGGCGCCCCCGTGGTGGTAGAACCCAACCCCCATTACTACAATCTCTTCGGTAAAGTGGAATACCGCAGTTTCATGGGCAGCCTGAGTACGGACTTCACCATGATCAAGGCCGGGGCCATTCACCGGGCCAACGGCGGCTACCTGGTGCTCCAGGCCCGGGACGTGCTGGCCGACCCGATTGTTTGGGACACATTGAAAAAGGCCCTCAAAAACCGCCAGGCAGTAGTGGAAAACATCGGCGAGCAATTCCGTCTGGTCCCCACCGCTACCTTAAAACCGGAACCCATCCCCCTGAATGTAAAAGTAGTACTCATCGGCAGCCATTACCTTTATCATCTCCTGCATGCCTTCGATGAGGATTTCCAGAAGTTTTTCAAGGTTAAGGTAGACTTTGACACTGAGATGCCCCGCACACCGGAAAATCTCAGGCATTATGCAGCTTTTGTCAGTTCCGTTTGCAACCGGGAAAATTTAAAACACTTTGACCGCACCGGATTGGCGGAACTAATAGAGTACGGGTCGCGCCTGGCTGCAAATCAGCACAAGCTCTCCACCCGCTTTAATGAAGTAATTGAAATTGTGTACGAAGCCGCCGCCTGGGCCGAAATGAAAGGGGCCACTTATGTGGGTGCACCCCATGTCCGGCGGGCTATCGAAGAACGGGTATACCGTTCCAACCGCCTGGAAGAAAAAATCCAGGAAATGATGCTCCAGGGAAAGATCCTGGTGGATACCGAGGGCGCCGTTGTCGGTCAAGTAAACGGCCTGTCGGTACTGGATGTGGGGGATTATTCCTTTGGTCGACCTTCCCGGATTACCGCGAAGACCTTCATGGGCCAGGAAGGGGTGGTGAACATCGAGCGGGAAACCCACATGAGCGGCAGCCTGCACACCAAAGGCATACTTACCCTGGCGGGATTTTTAGGCGATCGTTTCGCCCAGGACAAACCCCTGCGGTTGTCCGCCCGGATTACATTTGAGCAGCTATACGAAGGGGTAGATGGTGACAGCGCTTCCAGCGCCGAGCTTTACGCCCTGCTCTCCGCCCTGTCGGGACTGCCCATTAGCCAGGGGCTGGCCGTAACCGGTTCCGTCAACCAGCACGGGGAAATCCAACCCATTGGTGGGGTAAACGAAAAAATTGAAGGGTTCTTTGCCGTCTGTAAAGCCCGGGGCCTGACCGGCGAGCAGGGGGTAATCATTCCCGCCCACAACATAGATAACTTAATGCTCAAGCACGAAGTAGTAGAGGCTGTTCAGCAGGGCCGGTTCCATATTTACGCGGTGAGGACAGTTGAAGAGGGGATCGAACTGTTAACCGGTGTGCCAGCCGGGACTAAACAACCCGACGGCAGTTACCCGGCAAACACCGTCTTCCACCTGGTAGATGAAAAATTGCGTCAATACGCCGAGGGTTTAACCAGTTTCGGCCACCAGGAGGATAAAAAAGAGGGCGGCAACATCTGCCCCAAAAGTTGCGGAAAGTAA
- the aprB gene encoding adenylyl-sulfate reductase subunit beta, translating to MPSYVIAEKCDGCKGQDKTACMYICPNDLMVLDKERMKAYNRDPQMCWECACCVKICPQQAMDLRGYADFVPMGASTIPLRGSEDIMWTIKFRNGTIKRFKFPIRTTPEGSIVPDAGFETGTDDLKSYVLFTEPGSLGCEVPTLKK from the coding sequence ATGCCAAGTTATGTAATCGCTGAAAAATGTGACGGTTGCAAAGGGCAGGACAAAACCGCATGCATGTACATTTGTCCTAATGACCTGATGGTTCTGGACAAAGAAAGAATGAAGGCGTACAACCGGGATCCTCAAATGTGCTGGGAGTGTGCATGCTGCGTTAAGATTTGCCCGCAGCAGGCTATGGACCTGAGGGGTTACGCCGACTTTGTTCCCATGGGTGCCAGTACCATTCCTTTAAGAGGTTCGGAAGACATTATGTGGACTATCAAGTTCCGGAACGGCACCATTAAGCGCTTTAAGTTCCCCATCCGTACCACGCCGGAAGGCTCCATCGTACCCGATGCTGGTTTCGAAACCGGCACTGACGACCTGAAGAGCTATGTACTGTTTACTGAACCCGGTTCCCTCGGCTGCGAAGTTCCGACCCTGAAGAAATAG
- the speE gene encoding polyamine aminopropyltransferase has product MNCWFTELQTDHMKLSCRVKKVLCEEKTPFQHLAVYDTVQFGRMLALDDVIQTTVKDEFVYHEMIAHVGLNTHPNPRRVLVIGGGDGGSIREILKHSSVEQATLVEIDERVIAAAKEYLPEISCALDDPRVRVIVDDGIKHVKENRNTYDMIIVDSTDPVGPAEGLFGKAFYQDVHDALTEDGLFVAQTESPFFNQDIISRVFRDIRSIFPITRLFLACVPTYPGGLWSFTMGSKKYDPRQVNVLELPDLKTRYYSPAIHRAAFELPPFVAELVEQG; this is encoded by the coding sequence ATGAACTGCTGGTTTACTGAATTGCAAACCGACCACATGAAACTGAGCTGCCGGGTGAAAAAGGTATTATGCGAAGAAAAAACGCCTTTCCAGCATTTGGCCGTTTATGACACGGTCCAGTTTGGGCGCATGCTGGCTTTGGATGACGTCATTCAGACTACCGTGAAGGATGAGTTTGTCTATCATGAAATGATCGCCCACGTGGGTCTGAACACCCATCCCAACCCCCGCCGGGTGCTGGTCATCGGTGGAGGGGACGGGGGTTCCATCAGGGAAATCCTCAAACATTCTTCGGTGGAGCAGGCCACCCTGGTGGAGATTGATGAACGGGTGATTGCCGCCGCTAAGGAGTACCTGCCGGAAATCAGCTGTGCCCTGGATGACCCCCGGGTGCGGGTTATTGTGGACGACGGCATCAAGCATGTAAAGGAAAACCGTAACACCTATGACATGATTATCGTGGATTCCACCGACCCCGTGGGTCCCGCGGAAGGCCTTTTCGGTAAGGCCTTTTACCAGGATGTCCATGATGCATTGACTGAAGACGGCCTGTTTGTTGCCCAAACCGAATCTCCCTTTTTCAACCAGGACATCATTTCCCGTGTATTCAGGGATATCCGGAGCATTTTTCCCATCACCAGGCTGTTTTTAGCCTGTGTTCCCACTTACCCCGGTGGTTTATGGAGCTTTACCATGGGTAGCAAGAAATACGACCCCCGGCAGGTAAATGTGCTGGAGTTACCCGATTTGAAAACCAGGTATTATAGCCCGGCCATCCACCGGGCGGCCTTTGAGTTGCCTCCCTTTGTGGCGGAGCTGGTTGAACAAGGTTAA
- the aprA gene encoding adenylyl-sulfate reductase subunit alpha yields the protein MANFETVEVSTDLLIIGGGMSACGAAVEAAYWAKKHGLKVTLVDKAAMDRSGAVAMGLSAINLYIGQAAGDNTVEDYVRYVRQDLMGITREDLVYSIARHVDSTVHLFEKWGLPIWKDENGKYVHEGRWQIMINGESYKIIVAEAAKNALNALGPDNIYERVFIVEPLMDGDRCVGAVGFSVRENKFYVFKAKAVLVGMGGAVHVFRPRSTGEGLGRSWYPPFNTGSSAYFTLKAGAEMTCQEVRFIPVRFKDAYGPVGAWFLLFKSVATNALGEDYMKTHPDVLEQYAPYGLTKPIPANLRNHLGLIDERAGKGPIYMRTEEAIQRLAQEMPDEKQRKKKLKELEAEAWEDFLDMTISQALLWAATNTFPEEKPSEIAACEPYFIGSHSGASGAWVSGPEDIAPAEYQWGYTNMSTVKGLFCAGDASGASSHKFSSGSFTEGRIAAKSAIRFIVENNEEPKVDAAYVEELKARILKPLDTFEQYKGMTTDPDVNPNYIRPKQFMFRLQKIMDEYAGGVSKSFTTNKYLLERGLELLAMLKEDSEKLAAESLHELMRCWENVHRMWQAEAHIRSVLFREETRWPGYYIRADFPNLDEENWKCFVNCRWDRNTGQWEVFKRPVISIVD from the coding sequence ATGGCAAATTTTGAAACTGTAGAAGTCAGTACTGATCTATTGATAATTGGTGGTGGTATGTCGGCATGCGGCGCCGCCGTGGAAGCCGCCTACTGGGCCAAGAAGCACGGCCTCAAAGTCACCCTGGTGGATAAGGCTGCTATGGACCGCAGTGGTGCCGTGGCCATGGGGCTGTCCGCTATTAACCTCTACATCGGCCAGGCTGCCGGCGATAACACCGTTGAAGACTACGTCCGTTATGTCAGACAGGACCTCATGGGTATTACCAGGGAGGATCTGGTTTACAGCATCGCCCGCCACGTTGACTCCACCGTGCACCTGTTTGAAAAGTGGGGCCTGCCCATTTGGAAAGACGAGAACGGCAAGTACGTTCACGAAGGCCGCTGGCAGATCATGATTAACGGTGAGTCTTACAAGATCATCGTTGCCGAAGCTGCGAAGAACGCGCTGAATGCCCTCGGTCCCGATAACATCTACGAGCGCGTGTTCATCGTGGAGCCCCTGATGGATGGCGACCGCTGTGTTGGTGCCGTCGGCTTCAGCGTCCGCGAGAATAAATTCTATGTCTTCAAAGCGAAGGCCGTCCTGGTGGGCATGGGTGGTGCCGTGCACGTATTCCGGCCCCGTTCCACCGGCGAGGGTCTCGGCCGATCCTGGTATCCTCCTTTCAACACCGGTTCCAGCGCCTACTTCACCCTGAAGGCCGGCGCAGAAATGACCTGCCAGGAAGTGCGCTTCATTCCTGTGCGCTTCAAGGATGCCTATGGTCCGGTAGGTGCCTGGTTCCTGCTCTTCAAGTCCGTAGCCACTAACGCCCTGGGCGAGGACTACATGAAGACTCACCCGGATGTGCTTGAGCAGTATGCTCCTTACGGCTTGACCAAGCCCATCCCTGCCAACCTGCGGAACCACCTGGGTCTCATTGACGAAAGAGCCGGTAAGGGTCCCATCTACATGAGGACTGAGGAAGCCATTCAGCGCCTGGCCCAGGAAATGCCCGACGAGAAGCAGCGCAAGAAGAAGCTTAAGGAACTGGAAGCCGAAGCTTGGGAAGACTTCCTCGACATGACCATTTCTCAGGCCCTGCTGTGGGCGGCTACCAATACCTTCCCCGAGGAGAAGCCCTCTGAGATTGCCGCCTGCGAACCTTACTTCATCGGTTCGCACTCCGGTGCTTCCGGCGCATGGGTCAGCGGTCCCGAGGACATTGCCCCGGCCGAGTATCAGTGGGGCTACACCAACATGTCCACTGTGAAGGGCTTGTTCTGTGCCGGTGACGCTTCCGGTGCTTCCAGCCACAAGTTCTCCTCCGGCTCCTTCACTGAGGGGCGGATTGCGGCTAAGTCTGCCATCCGGTTCATCGTGGAGAACAACGAGGAACCCAAGGTGGACGCGGCTTACGTTGAAGAACTGAAGGCCAGGATCCTGAAGCCGCTGGACACCTTCGAGCAGTACAAGGGCATGACCACCGATCCGGATGTGAACCCGAACTACATCCGTCCGAAGCAGTTCATGTTCCGGCTGCAGAAGATCATGGACGAGTATGCCGGCGGGGTATCCAAGTCCTTCACTACCAACAAGTACCTGCTCGAAAGAGGCCTGGAGCTGTTGGCAATGCTGAAGGAGGACTCGGAGAAACTGGCTGCCGAAAGCCTGCATGAACTCATGCGGTGCTGGGAGAACGTCCACAGGATGTGGCAGGCTGAGGCCCACATCAGGAGCGTGCTGTTCCGCGAAGAAACCAGGTGGCCCGGCTATTACATCAGGGCAGACTTCCCGAACCTGGACGAAGAGAACTGGAAGTGCTTCGTCAACTGCCGCTGGGATCGTAACACCGGGCAGTGGGAAGTCTTCAAGCGGCCCGTCATCTCCATTGTTGACTAA
- the speB gene encoding agmatinase, translating into MLAEGLEKSGAFMGSTDDYRRASVVILGAPLDLTVSFRPGTRFAPAQIRQVSVGLEEYSPALERDLVDYAYYDAGDIVLPPGRVQESLGRIGATVAAILADGKFPLLLGGEHLVTLPVVEAMLRCYPDLAVVHLDAHADLREEYLNERLSHATVMRRVVEVLGGENVFQFGIRSGTREEFSYGRTTTHFFPGEILRALAQVRGQLKGRPLYLTLDIDVLDPAYAPGTGTPEPGGCTPQEVFQALYLLADCRVVGMDLVEVCPVYDPTERTSLLAAKIVREAILCFGQGK; encoded by the coding sequence ATGCTTGCGGAAGGGTTGGAGAAAAGCGGCGCATTTATGGGGAGTACCGATGACTACAGGCGTGCCTCTGTAGTTATTCTGGGTGCTCCCCTGGATTTAACGGTAAGCTTCCGTCCGGGGACCCGTTTTGCCCCGGCCCAAATCCGCCAGGTGAGTGTAGGGCTGGAGGAGTACAGCCCCGCCCTGGAGCGGGACCTGGTTGATTATGCTTACTATGATGCGGGAGATATTGTCCTGCCCCCGGGGCGGGTCCAGGAAAGCCTTGGGCGCATTGGTGCCACGGTGGCCGCTATCCTGGCCGACGGCAAGTTTCCCCTTTTGCTCGGGGGGGAGCACCTGGTTACCCTGCCGGTGGTGGAAGCCATGCTTCGTTGTTATCCTGATCTGGCAGTGGTACACTTAGATGCCCACGCGGATCTCCGCGAGGAATACTTAAATGAAAGACTCTCCCACGCTACTGTGATGCGCCGGGTGGTGGAGGTGCTCGGGGGAGAGAATGTTTTTCAATTTGGCATCCGTTCCGGGACCCGGGAGGAGTTTTCCTACGGCCGGACCACAACTCATTTTTTCCCCGGAGAAATCCTGCGGGCTTTAGCTCAAGTTCGCGGTCAGCTCAAAGGCCGGCCGCTTTATCTTACCCTGGACATAGATGTCCTGGACCCGGCCTATGCCCCGGGGACAGGTACGCCGGAACCGGGGGGATGTACGCCCCAGGAGGTCTTCCAGGCCCTCTACCTGCTGGCTGACTGCCGGGTGGTGGGTATGGATCTGGTAGAAGTGTGCCCGGTTTATGACCCTACGGAGCGCACATCCTTGTTGGCGGCCAAGATCGTCCGGGAAGCTATTTTGTGTTTTGGGCAAGGGAAGTAA
- a CDS encoding pyruvoyl-dependent arginine decarboxylase produces the protein MLPTPKKFFLTAASAEGHSELTAFDNALLAGRIGNINLVRVSSILPPGAEYDPELSIPPGSLVPTAYGYIISDVPGELIAAAVGIGFSEDTFGVIMEFAGKCSQKEAEARIEAMLREAFASRGMKLVDMKIAATEHRVEKIGCALAAVPLWY, from the coding sequence GTGTTGCCCACCCCAAAAAAGTTTTTTCTTACCGCTGCCAGCGCCGAGGGGCACAGCGAATTGACGGCATTTGACAATGCCCTCCTGGCCGGCCGCATCGGAAATATTAATCTGGTTCGGGTTAGCAGTATTCTGCCTCCCGGAGCGGAGTACGACCCTGAGTTGTCAATTCCTCCCGGATCCCTGGTGCCCACCGCTTACGGTTACATCATCAGCGATGTACCGGGAGAGTTGATTGCTGCGGCCGTGGGCATAGGTTTTTCGGAGGACACCTTTGGCGTGATCATGGAGTTTGCGGGTAAATGCTCGCAAAAAGAAGCTGAAGCGCGCATTGAAGCTATGTTGCGGGAAGCTTTTGCCTCCCGGGGCATGAAACTGGTGGACATGAAGATTGCAGCCACCGAGCACCGGGTGGAAAAAATCGGTTGCGCCCTGGCGGCCGTACCACTGTGGTATTAA
- the sat gene encoding sulfate adenylyltransferase — MTYIGHGGKEIVERVLEPEKAAEAIKGLTPVPIRGQIAREIIDIAYGFFTPLEGFMTRADVEGVCNEMKLANGVLWPIPIVFDISTEEINEKGIKEGDKLLLTYQDKPMAILEVEEIFTYDKQEMAQKVYGTTEDKHPGVARTYNYKDKFIGGKITLVNPPKINPPFDEFFFTPKQLRQKFAEKGWQRIVAHQTRNVPHTGHEWLMKGAWLSTHGELPVEKTLTGVLVNAIIGEKRKGDYIDEAIVLCHDVLRKAGYFREDVHLTSITLWDMRYAGPKEAVFHAILRSNLGLTHHMFGRDHAGVGTYYDPYDAHRIFDQIPEGALNIKPIRVLAWWYCPICGEVTYSGLCGHKEHSQNFSGTLIRSIIQDGVKPPRLIFRPEVFDLIMECAEKYGFGSAFVTDKYLKERNPVFSLPDMKY; from the coding sequence ATGACCTATATTGGCCATGGCGGCAAAGAAATTGTGGAAAGGGTTCTAGAACCTGAAAAAGCTGCTGAGGCAATTAAAGGTTTAACTCCGGTACCTATCCGTGGGCAAATAGCCAGGGAAATCATAGATATTGCTTACGGATTTTTCACGCCCCTGGAAGGATTTATGACCAGAGCAGACGTGGAAGGCGTTTGCAATGAAATGAAGCTCGCCAATGGTGTGCTGTGGCCTATCCCCATTGTCTTCGATATTTCCACCGAAGAGATCAACGAAAAAGGCATTAAAGAAGGCGATAAGCTGCTGTTGACCTACCAGGATAAGCCGATGGCCATCCTTGAAGTAGAAGAGATCTTCACCTATGATAAGCAGGAGATGGCCCAGAAGGTCTACGGCACAACGGAGGACAAACACCCCGGTGTAGCCAGGACATATAACTACAAGGATAAGTTTATCGGTGGAAAAATTACCCTTGTCAATCCGCCCAAGATTAACCCTCCTTTTGATGAATTCTTCTTCACTCCGAAACAGCTAAGGCAGAAGTTTGCCGAAAAAGGCTGGCAGAGAATCGTAGCCCATCAAACCAGAAACGTACCCCACACCGGACACGAATGGCTCATGAAGGGCGCCTGGTTGTCTACTCACGGTGAGCTGCCCGTGGAGAAGACCCTTACCGGCGTGCTGGTCAATGCCATTATCGGCGAGAAAAGAAAAGGCGACTACATCGACGAGGCCATTGTTTTGTGCCATGATGTATTGCGCAAAGCTGGCTACTTCAGGGAAGACGTACATTTGACTTCCATTACCCTGTGGGATATGCGCTACGCCGGTCCCAAAGAGGCCGTTTTCCACGCCATTTTGAGATCCAACCTCGGTTTGACCCACCACATGTTTGGCCGGGACCATGCTGGAGTGGGTACTTATTATGACCCGTACGATGCCCACAGAATATTTGACCAGATCCCCGAAGGTGCATTGAACATTAAGCCAATCCGTGTGCTTGCCTGGTGGTACTGCCCCATTTGCGGTGAGGTAACTTATTCCGGGCTGTGTGGCCACAAAGAACACAGTCAAAACTTCAGCGGCACTTTGATCAGGAGCATCATCCAAGATGGTGTGAAGCCACCTCGCCTGATCTTCAGACCCGAAGTATTTGACCTCATCATGGAATGCGCAGAAAAATACGGCTTTGGTTCTGCTTTTGTCACAGACAAGTACTTGAAAGAGCGGAACCCCGTCTTTAGCCTTCCCGATATGAAGTACTAG